One Pongo abelii isolate AG06213 chromosome 12, NHGRI_mPonAbe1-v2.0_pri, whole genome shotgun sequence DNA segment encodes these proteins:
- the RSAD2 gene encoding S-adenosylmethionine-dependent nucleotide dehydratase RSAD2 (The RefSeq protein has 1 substitution compared to this genomic sequence), whose translation MWVLTPAAFAEKLLSVFRQPLSSLWRSLVPLFCWLRATFWLLATKRTKQQLVLREPDETKEEEEDPPLPATPTSVNYHFTRQCNYKCGFCFHTAKTSFVLPLEEAKRGLLLLKEAGMEKINFSGGEPFLQDRGEYLGKLVKFCKVELRLPSVSIVSNGSLIRERWFQNYGEYLDILAISCDSFDEEVNVLIGRGQGKKNHVENLQKLRTWCRDYRVAFKINSVINRFNVEEDMTEQIKALNPIRWKVFQCLLIEGENCGEDALREAERFVIDDEEFERSLERHKEVSCLVPESNQKMKDSYLILDEYMRFLNCRKGRKEPSKSILDVGVEEAIKFSGFDEKMFLKRGGKYIWSKADLKLDW comes from the exons ATGTGGGTGCTCACACCTGCTGCTTTTGCTGAGAAGCTCCTGAGTGTGTTCAGGCAACCTCTGAGCTCTCTGTGGAGGAGTCTGGTCCCACTGTTCTGCTGGCTGAGGGCAACCTTCTGGCTGCTAGCTACCAAGAGGACAAAGCAGCAGCTGGTCCTGAGAGAGCCAGATGAGaccaaagaggaggaagaggacccTCCTCTGCCCGCCACCCCAACCAGCGTCAACTATCACTTCACTCGCCAGTGCAACTACAAATGCGGCTTCTGTTTCCACACAGCCAAAACATCCTTTGTGCTGCCCCTTGAGGAAGCAAAGAGAGGATTGCTTTTGCTTAAGGAAGCTG GTATGGAGAAGATCAACTTTTCAGGTGGAGAGCCATTTCTTCAAGACCGGGGAGAATACCTGGGCAAGTTGGTGAAGTTCTGCAAAGTAGAGTTGCGGCTGCCCAGCGTGAGCATCGTGAGCAATGGAAGCCTGATCCGGGAGAGGTGGTTCCAGAATTATG GTGAGTATTTGGACATTCTCGCTATCTCCTGTGACAGCTTTGACGAGGAAGTCAATGTCCTTATTGGCCGTGGCCAAGGAAAGAAGAACCATGTGGAAAACCTTCAAAAGCTGAGAACATGGTGTAGGGATTATAGAGTTGCTTTCAAGATAAATTCTGTCATTAATCGTTTCAACGTGGAAGAGGACATGACGGAACAGATCAAAGCACTAAACCCCATCCGCTGGAAA GTGTTCCAGTGCCTCTTAATTGAGGGTGAGAATTGTGGAGAAGATGCTCTAAGAGAAGCAGAAAGATTTGTTATTGATGATGAAGAATTTGAAAGATTCTTGGAGCGCCACAAAGAAGTGTCCTGCTTGGTGCCTGAATCTAACCAGAAG ATGAAAGACTCCTATCTTATTCTGGATGAATAT ATGCGCTTTCTGAACTGTAGAAAGGGACGGAAGGAACCTTCCAAGTCCATCCTGGATGTTGGTGTAGAAGAAGCTATAAAATTCAGTGGATTTGATGAAAAGATGTTTCTGAAGCGAGGAGGAAAATACATATGGAGTAAGGCTGATCTGAAGCTGGATTGGTAG